The genomic stretch ATTATCACTTTTAAGCAATTATTATTTGGGTAAGCATTGAAGGAAGAGGCAGCTTTAGAAGAAGGGGTCAGGGGGCAGAAGAGTTGCATGTAAAAAGGACAAGGCTTTTGCAGGATTTGGTGTCCCTTCCCATTGTTAAGCGTGAATTAATGAAGCAGAAGTACTAcctgaagaaagagagaagatatTAAAGCCTAtaatcccaaaaaaaagaagaggagattGTTGTGAAAGATGAGGCCCAAGATCATTCTTTTTGGAGACTCCATTACTGAAGAGTCTTTTGGAAAGGGAGGTTGGGGAGCAGCTCTTGCTCACCATTTCTCTCGCAAGGTACGTTCTCACCTTTCTTCTACTTTATATTGAAGATAACTTCTCTATTTCactattttcttctctgttacaTGAACGGCATCGAGGGTTAttaattattatgtttttcttttgaattggttattaaattttgtttttttttttttttaaatcttaaagTGAATGATTTTGATTGATGGTAAGGTGGACTTGGTGCTTCGAGGATATAGTGGGTATAACACACGATGGGCCCTGCATGtgatggagaaggtttttccGGCGGAATCggagggtggtggtggtggtggtggtggagcgCCGCTGGCGATCACCGTTTTCTTCGGCGCCAACGACGCTTGCCTTCCCGATAGATACGGTGCCTTCCAGCACGTTCCTCTCCTCGAGTACAAGCAGAATCTCCATTCCATCGTCTCCTTTatcaaggtctctctctctctctctctctctcgcacacACCGACACAGACACACTCTCGAGAGGGTCGACCAAAAGGGTCTGTTATGTCTATATTCATTGCACAAGTAGTGAATGAGTGAGAAGAAATAATTAGGTAAGAGGCGAAAGCGACGCATCTGCTCATCTGGGTGCCGCCTTGGCCGAAGGTGGCTTAAATATAAGCATGTTTCAGGGTCAGTTTCTAAGAGCGATAGACAGATAGTCAAGGCGCATTGATTGGGCTTGGGCCTATATGTTTAGGCCCAATATCGATTGTCCGTTGGTGATAAAGTGAGCTGGAATCACTGAAAATAGCTCAAGTGCATATCAGCATCACAAAAACAGTTACCATGAGAGTAAAGACGGCGTGTGGGCATGGGAGTGAGAGGCCTTCAACCCCACTTGTCCTGTCAGTTAACCCCTCCCTCTCACATAGTCACATGTAACCTTTGAGCCCCACTTGTTCCGCATGGGGCTTCTCTATGGCGTGGTACTTTGTGTAGCACATATCTGATGGTTGAGAGCATCTTGCAGTGTGTGCCTAATTGCTCTTGGCTGTCGGATGTGTGCTGCACTCTGCATAGAGTGCGGGTCATAGAGGGGCCGGATACACTTGTTCCTACCACTGTCATTGACCGTTTGGCTGAATGGGGCGATTGTAGACATGGAAAGACATGATTTTTCCATGAGTTGATTagtgtgaaaatcgtctacCATCGTTGCATCGGTGCAGTGAGTGTGGGTAGCTGGGAGTCTCTTGGAGCACGTGTCCAGATGATTCAATCGTTCGATGCTCCCCACACCTCATTGCTCCTGCAAAGGATGTGTAGATATtaagagaaagttttcctccacacGAGATGGTTCATCGTATCATCTTAAGATTCACAAATCCCTATAGTTTTCAGTATGTTTTCCAAAATACTCTTTGATACCTTCTTAGGTACATCTGATGTTCCCGAGGTCAATGGATTTCTCTTTCATGTGTCTTATACATACAGTTTTTGCCCTATTATCATTCGAGTCGACTAGTTGTGAGTTCAAGTCAGCACACCCCATTATCACTCTTTGGTCTTGCGGAAGTACTGCTTTCGTATGGGAGTTTTAGCATGGGTCATGATCAGTGATACTATCATGGTGCACCCTTTtttactttgaaaaaaaaagttttagttATTGATTCGTTTTCAGACCTATGGGATCGGATAGGCCCATCCGATCGTCCAATATCAATACTTTGGCTGACTCATCGATACGGTATGGACATGGCATGGATCATGGTTACCATTGTCCAAATTTGGTTAGGTATTGATATATTTGAGGACAAAATCCGATAGAATTGACTGGTACCAGTACCTAAAACCATGGTCTCATACAACCGATGTGAGACTACTGACTCAATAATTCTCAATAGATCCAGAGCTGAAGCCAACTAGACAAACTTACTAATGAGTAAATGGTAGGTGGGTTGCCCAACTCGATTACCCAAGCCCTGGTCAAGTGGAATAGGGGTTGGTTGCTTGAACGCCGCTGGTCTGGCTGGACCCTTTTGGCTCAACCGGCATGGTTGGCCTGCCATTACATGAGAGGAGAGGCCTCCTCTTGTCTCCTTTCCTCCTGGAATGATGAATGGAATCAATTCTTCtggattctctttttttccatttccatttttattcctttccgAAACTATAAGACGAGCCTCCGTCTAATCCATCGCGTCACATGCACATTATGCGTTCACAGACTTCTCTTCGGAACTTGGAGAGCCCTTCTTTAATCAAAATTGCctgtggggagagagagagagagtactcaTTCAAATTAGTGCTCAACAACGTCACCTTTTTAAAAGAAGTGGCTCCTGCTGCTTTCGTATAGACATGCAACAAAGAGGGACCCACAAATATGAACTATGTTCTATCAATCAATGTACGATTggattttcttttggtttggattatggaatttttttttttggtgagaggATTATGGATCTTATCATAGAAATGGATTTCCctttcctattttgagtcttGACTATACAATTTGATTGGAGCGGGTGCTGGGCTGCACTTTACCAAATTAGTTTATTGGATTAAGGGTGGTCCCAGGACTAGAgagttctgtttttcttttggttttttccttctttggagGGATGAAATGGTGGACTAGGGAATTTTTGGgctccaaagtccaaactgaCAAATGGGCGTTGAGGGAAGAGGGGTCTAGTGTTGACCTCCAATCAAGTTCTAAAATGTGGTCCATTACCTTGCTTTGGTGCGGCCCATTAAGCCCTACTAACCCATATTTTTGTGGGCCGTGGGAAAAGTGGTCAAACAAATGGGCCCACTTGAATCCGATGGtttttttctacccaaaaaaaaaaaatccgatgGCTTTTTTTGTGCCAGGGCGTGGGCCTTAGCAAAAAGGTAGTCAAACAAATGGGCCCACTTGAATCCAATGGTATTTTTTGCGGGGCGTTGGCCTTGGCATGAAAGTAGTCAAGCAAATGGGCCCCCTTGAAcccaatggtttttttttggttgcaaCGGCCCATTGGAGTCATATAAGGCACCCACAGATGAGTCATGAAGAGGATCCACAGAGGGGTCAGATTGAAGTCCAAGAGGGCCTCGGCCTTCTTGGAAAGCAGGAAAGATACTAAACTGTTGCAGGTATTATTATCTCATGCGGCTACCTGTTTGATTGCAGAAGCGATGGCCTACCACGTTGGTGCTGCTTATCACTCCTCCTCCCATCGACGAAGACGGCCGCATACAGTAAAGTTTCCACCACTCCTTTTTCATTCATTAGTGTTAAAAGTTCTACTACTATATATACCagagttttaaaaattgaaagaaaaacaaagaaaaaaaaggctgcCTGATTGTGTGGTTCTTATGCACCTAGATAAAGGAGCACACAAAATTACTGTCCAGTCTtcataaaattcaaaaagtCCATCCATATTAATGCCCTTGTGTGCCCCCTCAATCCGCACTGGTGCAGGGTCCACTTGATCAGGTAGCGATCCCTATGCAAAATCTGAAGTGTTCTTGCTTAATAAAATGTTGCAGGCATCCTTTTGTGGAGAACCCATCTGGTCTCCCCGAGAGAACGAATGAGACTGCTGGGACTTATGCAAAGGTCTGCATCGAGGTTGCCGGAGAATGTGGGGTCCCTGTAGTTGATCTCTGGTCCAAAATGCAGCAGTTTCCTGGATGGCAGAAAGATCATCTTAGGTATATCATGAGCCTTCCTCTGTCTCTTTAGTTTCTAATGAAAGGTATTTTACAAACTACTGTGGAGGTCAACCTAAAAACTTTAGCTATTTGGTAGAGAAACCTAACTGGTATACCAAGGTATCTAAAGCTTTTCTGATGTGAGATTATTCCCAacaacattttatttttattttttatttatttatttttcactaGAAATTCATAACTTgaattaaaatagaagaaaaatgtaCATCAAGATAAAAATTGAGCGAGAAGAAAaggccccaccttcggcattgccattagcaggaaACCTTCTCACTCGTAAAAAAGATATCTAACCCTGGTTCACTCCacttcaccttcggcattgccattaaaaaaaaaaaaaaaaaaaaaaaaaaagagaatccaCTAACTGAATCTGTTAGTCCTTAATGTACTGTTTATCTTTATTGGAATCGCAGGGATGGCTTGCACCTCACTCCAACCGGGAACCGTATTGTTTTTGATGAAGTGGTGGAGAAGTTCAGAAAGGAAGATTTGAGGCTTGAAACCTTACCTGCCGATCTCCCACTCCTGGCAGAGATGGATCCTTCAGATCCACTCAAGTCTTTCAAGGATTGAATTTGGCGTATGTGAAAGGGATATGAAGATGACTCTTCATTGTTCTGTGTTCTTCTACatatcttatttttattatataagaGTTAATCTATAGATAGTATATATGTTATCTAGTAGATATATATCATGCTCTACCCATATGGCTGAAGGTCATGACATGAAGTTTAACTACTGAAACCTGTATCACATTACTCATCACCAGGTTCATCAGACctttgggtggggtgggggctACTAGTTTCCCTTGTCCCGTCTCCTAAAATTCCTGAATTTGCTTATTGTATGCGAAACAAATCTAAGGTAATTGAAGGTTTCTTTATAAGTGATTTAGTTGAGGAAATCCaaggggtagcgcagttggtgagcaacgaacttggtatgagccgtAAATTCAGGCATCTTAAGTTCAACTCTTACTacgcacaccttgggccactcacacgggggtgtttagtgttcttctctgtttttagtgaaaattgaataattctcattcaacctacgcatgacccggtccatgcaatTGTGGGGTTAGTTTGGACCCGTGGGATTAGTCATGCCAAAGGCCtgaatacccgtcgttagccaaaaaaagaaaaaaattagttgAAGAAAGGTTTGAGATGGTTTCAACATGTAAAACGCCACAAATGTGCCAATAAGTAGCACTGATACGCCATTGGATGGATTGAAAGTGACATGGGAGAGATTAGCTAGTGAGAAAGATTGATGGGTTTGGATTAACTTCAAACATGACTTTAGACATAATTGAATAGATTACACAATTCTTTAGTTGAACATATATTGGAATATGGCTGAGTTGAGCTTGAGTTTCATATAGGTTCTATGAGAGTGTAATATAGTATGTAGTAGTGAACAAGTGCATGGGGTGCATGGAAGCCTGTAGCTATCCGGAGGTCTTGGGTTCCAGATATCtgcccctaaaaaaaaaaacctcattttGGATGTGCTTGGAAATCACAATTGACTATGCAATGGCATAATCTCTCTTTGCTAATCTCTTGGACACCAGACCTGCCTTGGTTCAATTTGTAGCACTTTGTTTTACCATCATTGAATCAAGACTCTTAAAGGCACAAATGTCATAACCTAATGAATCagtaaaaagaaatataaaacaaagagaACTCAAGAGACAAAGAAGTGAATAGCCGCTTGGTCGGTTGGTTGGTGGCTTGCCTGTTGAGTGCTAGCCCCCAGGAGGCAATTAGCTCTTAAAACTCATCCATCAAAGAATCAATTTTTCGAAATGTGAAAGATTAGCTTCTCATGAAGGGTAATCTCTTACATTACCATGCTTTAGAAAACTATGGGCTCTGATAATATCAAATGGTCCAACATTTTCACATCCTGAAAGATCAAATAAGTGTCAGTTTAAGATCTGTTTAAGGGTTTATTGGCACATTAGTCCATTTAAGGTCTAATTACCATTCGATTAAGAGAACCCTGGTTAAAGCTCGAAAAATTGGACCGAACCTGACATGAGATTGACAAAAACCGACTCATTCCTTGAATAGGCAAGTCACGGTGCAAGGGTAAAAGTCGACTAGGCCTGACCATATACACCCCTATTCTCGACATAGCCTTCTTAAGATAACCAcaatttcttcttatttctctctttcaccTTATCTACATTTCCacaattttcttctattttctctctctccttacctACATGCCAAGAATTTTCTGTTTTGTCTCATCTAAGTCTTTCATATCAAAAGCTTTGGATAAATTTTTCTTAAGATCCTTAAATTCTTTGCATCTTTAAACCTGCAACAAGCATATAAACCGACTCATTCCTTTCAAACCATTTTCTCCTTACCcttgacttcaaacccttcaggttgatgcatgtAGATCTCTTCGTCCAAATAACCATGGAGAAATACAGTTTTAACTTCTAACTGCTTAAGATGTAAATCTTCTACAGTTATTATTATCGTCTACATAATACGAATTGAAGTCATCTTAACAACAggggagattttttttatttatttatttttggcagATCAGTACCTTTCTTCTGTGAAAAACCTTTTACTACAAGTCTACAAGCTTGCTTTGTACCTTTTTGTTCCCCTAACTTCATCTTTTACTTTGTATACCCATTTGTTGTACAATTCTCTCTTTCCAGCTTTACCAAACCTCAAGTTTTGTTTTGCCTCAGTGAAGCCATCTCCCATGCATTGCTTGATTAAAACATTCCTGCTCACCCAGAATCAGTAtacaaaacataatgtaaagaAGGAGAATATAAGGAGGTCTTATAGTCTTTTCAGATCTTCTTGTAACATGAGTTACTGGTTCCTTACCTTGAAGATTCTCACCATAATTGATTGTGGACTCACCATTTGAATTTCTAGATTCATCATGCAAAATTTCTGAAACTCCTTGCACACTAGGTATGACCCCTTTGTTTTATCTTGCCCACTTTTTGTTACCTATTTTTGTACATGAAATTCTTATTGAATATAACATCTCTGTTCCTGATGATTTATCAGACGCTTTTAAAGCCATTTTTCCATTTCTCGATAGAGAAAAACATAGGAACACGTTTCTaggaacgttatcaaatggtgcctgaGTGTCCGGCTCCCTCTCATCACTCTAGGGGTTGAGcattccctctcttcttctcgaGGGGTATTgtcttcctctcttcccttctATAGCCCCTCACCACTTCGAGTGATGATGTCTTTAACTCTTCCTAATAACtatgaaaaacatgatttttgcAGGAACTATCTAGGTTCGAAGGCCTAACATGTTGTTGGGGAGCCCAAGTCCGATTAAGGAATCGAGCTCGGATGTGACATCATACATGGTATTTTTTTAGAGGTATGAGTTCATGTTAGGTTATGAcagtgggaaggtgttaggcactcacCCTATTAAAAATTCCTGTCTTTAACCAGATGCTCAAATTTTAAATATTCTCTCCTAAATTTAACACTCCTAGACCAATATATGTTGTTATATTGATTGATTATACTAGCACACTTAATgtagaagtaaaataaaagtaTTATAGTATCTAATACCAACACATATATGATTTATATATTATGCCGACTAAGGTTAGAGAGTTACTTGTGTTTGGTCTCTGATAGTAGTTGATAAGAGGAAGACAGCCATTTGCTTCAAGTAAACTTATAATGAATTCTCCTACTCGAGGGCAAGGGCTtcgccttcttcttcctttctcggATTTTCGATGCTATGGTAGACtttttgaatttcttaatttataatttttgggAATGTTGCCAAGGTTTGGAACTTTCTAGCTTCTCAGGGGATTCCTATAGAAATTATTAGGTTGCTAGGGTTTCTAGAATTCTTGGCATTTTTTGGGTATTTGCATGATTTTAGCAAAATTCtgacaaaattttaaaattccgTCATACTTTCAAGGATTCCCACAAAACTTCATGGCTTTCTGGAATTTCTAAGAAAAagggatttttcctttttttatttattttttttttttcctatctcTTTTCTAGGACGTCAACCCTATTTAGATTTCAATGTAGGGACATAAAGGTATTAAGAAAATAGGACAAATTTGGAAGTATACGCATCCAGCTCTGGGTGgatcatttttccaaaaaacaTGTGTTTTTTGATGAGTCAGCATAGGACTATGGGATTTTTCACTTCCGGGAGGTTTGGGACTTTTGGAAGGCACTATGGGCTATTCGAATGTCCAAATTTTAACATGTAATATATCGATGGAATTGTTTTGTTGAGTACTTCCAATAATATCAGGGTTGGACTCATTCTTCGCTtgatcattgaaaaaaaaaaaaaaaaagaagaagaagaaaagacctTCTTGATCATTACCATATCATTGACTAATACTTAGCTTGCAGATGCCATGTAATTGGCGCATCAACATAGAACTTCATGGATTCAAGGGTTTGTGTAGGGTAAAAGGTATTAGGGATTTTCCGAAAATTGGATCTTCCTCAAGTGAGTACTAGCTTCCTCCTTACCTTTTGGGGAGGGACAAATTTAAATGGCtacaaaattatatattatttctAAGAAATAATCTAAGTTCCAAGAAAGACTAGTTGTTGGATTTTATTAACATTATTTAAGATGCCTAGAGTTCCTCAGAGTTTGTTGTAGTCCAAGTGATGCATTTAGTGATCAGTAAATGAGTCAATCATTGCTTAGTGCGGATCAGTAAATTATTCAATCATAGAAGAGCGCGTATTTCCATAGATATTTGCAAGATAGGGGACTCAAAGCCCACTGCTTCTATTTTGACGGAAGCACCCATGGAAAACCAACCATGAGTTCATCAGTTTTACTTAAAATTATTGCAATGAAGCACGACCGACCGCATCCAATCATAGAAAATGGCGAACAACatggtcaatttttttttacatcaaaCCTCCTAGGTTTGTAAGTTTAACCATTTAGATCCAATTATGAATTTTATAGGCATTTCAATCTTGCAAACATCTTGACTTATAcacaaccttttcccataatataattataattaaggTCAATAATATTGATCTTCATGAGAGACTTTATCATTGATTTTATCATTAGAGCTCTTGAGTCTCTTATAGAACGAACCGCCGTTAACAACAactcttcatcatcatccatcATGCCATCTTTCTTAGCTTGGGTTCCACTTTAGTGACTTAGGTTCTACATTTCTTTAAGCACATAAACAAACATGTTAAAACATCCAATCACATATATTAACATGGTTATTATATCCAAAACACATAATAAATATAGAACCTTTTGGATTCAACACTCGTCAATCGGTCACAACGTGGCAATGTATTGCTAATTCTTTTCCCTCCAAATACCAACTCATTAAGAGATCTATCCCCATGTTTCCCCTTCTACTGCTTTTGCTGGCTAGAGTTGTAAGTATGGatcatttttaaaattttttttcaatgctcTTTTACCTGCAAAGTGTGGGAAGTTATTTGTCTGTTTtgctctccccccccccacaagtGCGGAAGGGGGCCTTCTAGTATCCTTGTGAGTGTGAGGGGAATTAGGTTGCAAGAACATTTAGTAGGGACTGTATTTGTAATATCGCGAAGCTTTCCTTTTGTGGAACAATTTTTCCTATTTGGATGAAGaagaatttaaaattattccacAATCAAGGATATTCTATTCGATGTTGTGTCATGCTTCTCCTACCAAAGATCCCAAGTCCCCTTGAAACTTATTTTTGACATCCTCTtggagaggttttttttttttttggctagaaaatcatgtatattaattataaaaaaggAACAAGAACAAATATAAAACATCCAAGAGGGGAGAAAAACAAAACTCCCCTCACTacaggaagagaagaggaagcccagattccaccttcggcattgccatcagtagaaaCAGGGTGACCATACTTCCCAACCAAATCAAACAAATTGAGAAAACACCCTAGCAAATTCTAGATCTTGGACGACAAGAGGCATTCATGTCTAAATCCAGCTGGACCAATGGAGACCAAGCTGTAACCGGAGTTGATACTTCAAGGCGAGCCCTTGATTTCGTTAAGAAATCAGCTATTAAATTTGCTTCCCAATAATAGTGGGTTATTTTCCACTCCACATCCTCCAAGAAAGACATACAATTACTCCATCTTTGGCATGCTATCCATGGAGGCTTCTTCTTCAGAAAAAGAACAACAATTGCCACTGAATCATACTCAATCCATAACCGTTGGACACCCATTTGCTTTGCCACCTCAACCTCAATCATAAGCGCTTCAAAGTTTGATCGAATCCTGTAAGGGAAATGGATTCTTTTTAGTTAGGATTAGGGGGAGAGAGTGAGGGATTAACCGTATCCCCTTGTCTCCTTCATTCCATTTTAGGTATTTTCTGTGGAATATTTCTTGttgtctattttctttttcccgtTTATTTCTTCTCACCTATTTGCCTTGTAGGGTGATGTCTCCAAACATGTTTGGCGACTatgggggatggggaaagcatgatttttggagtcaccatctaggattcagagcctaaaaccctattatgGAGCCTAATTCCGATCGAGAGATCGAGCTTAAGTAGAGGGTTGAATTCTTGTGAAAGGATGGAACccccgaatttgacttcatattttggtttgtttcagagataggggtccgtgtcaggttacgagtgtaggaagatgttaggcacccacctcgctTGAAATTTCTAGTCTTTCTACCAAATGCTTGGATTTCAAATACTCCCCCCCGAGAATTTTACCAGCCTAAGCTGACATGGAACCTTTATCACATGAGATAATATAACACGTGTATAATTGCATGAAATGATTACAAAAAACTATTAAAACATTATATGGAATAATACATAATCTATAttaaaatcacataaaatgataagttACATAAAATGACAGAAAATGTAACTAACTTATCTATATAAATGTGCGATGCCTCTtgaaatgatgattatgattgttattttatgtgaggaacaAATATAATAACACATGAGATGCTGAAGTAGACTATCATATAATGTACAAATGcataaattaatacatgaagTGATAAATAAAGTCATTATTTTATGTGGTGAACACAGAAAATAATGAATGTGGAGATGAGGTATGTATCATGCACACAAATAAAATCACGATCTAATGTTTACATGAAACAACCGATAACAATAGCGAAATTTCTGGTAATTCTCCCCGACTCAGGCccaaaaattttactttcttctcactttcttggagaaataaaAACTTTTGGCACTTGGGCAAGAAATCTGAAAGGATTACCATGATACGGTGTAGAAATGGATTTTGGCTTTGGGAATTTGGGCAGCACATCCGtgctatattcctagaataggAATCAACTGTGGGAACACGAGTAAGGCTTCCGCTCTATATTCCTAGAACAGGAATCAGTAGTGGGAATACGGGCAGCGCTTCCACGCTATATTCCTAAAATGGGAATTAGTTGTGGGAATTTGGGTAGCGCTTCCGCTCGACGTTCCTAGAACAGGAATTAGCTACAGGAAGATGGGCAGGCGCGCTTCCTAGAAAGGAATTAGCTACAGGAAGATGGGCAGGGCTTCTGCGCTATGTTCCTAGAACAAGAATTAGCTACAGGAAGatgggcagggcttccgcgttataataaaaatatcgaAATCAACTACAAAAATTTAAGCAGGGGTTTCGTTCTAACTTGAAATGGATGACACGGGCTTCCGAAACTAGAACAAGGCTTCTGTGTTGGGGCGTCAACTTCAGCGAGCTTTAGACAATCGGCTCTGAAATCCCCCAGACTCTTGCATGTTTCATCGttgcccataattcatcattgccaaggaggggaaaaaatttggtgtctacaaatCCCCAGGATGCTTTTGAAATTTTATACcacctcatcttttttattcttgaaaaCACCCCCTGCTCCAGATTTCCCAGGATTACAAATAGAGCAACCATCTGTATTAAGCTTCACCCAACTAGCCTGAGGAGGACaccagaaaatttcaaaattttcccggGGTTTACTTTGCACCCCTGAGAAACCCAATCTTCTAGCTCTTAAAAGTTCCAAAATACAAAGCACTGGCCCTGTGTGAATCAAAGTTTGGGAACTTTTTCACTTC from Macadamia integrifolia cultivar HAES 741 chromosome 14, SCU_Mint_v3, whole genome shotgun sequence encodes the following:
- the LOC122061218 gene encoding GDSL esterase/lipase At5g45920, whose protein sequence is MRPKIILFGDSITEESFGKGGWGAALAHHFSRKVDLVLRGYSGYNTRWALHVMEKVFPAESEGGGGGGGGAPLAITVFFGANDACLPDRYGAFQHVPLLEYKQNLHSIVSFIKKRWPTTLVLLITPPPIDEDGRIQHPFVENPSGLPERTNETAGTYAKVCIEVAGECGVPVVDLWSKMQQFPGWQKDHLRDGLHLTPTGNRIVFDEVVEKFRKEDLRLETLPADLPLLAEMDPSDPLKSFKD